In Streptomyces sp. RFCAC02, the following proteins share a genomic window:
- a CDS encoding FAD-binding and (Fe-S)-binding domain-containing protein, translating into MQRHTTELAAALRAAVRGGVDFSPAGRALTTMDASNHRRVPLGVVAPRDAADVAAALAVCRERGVPVVPRGGGTSIAGQATGTGVVLDFTRHMNAVVAVDAEAGTAVVQPGAVCDALRAAAAPHGLTFGPDPSTHSRCTLGGMIGNNACGSHSVAWGTTADNVTRLDVLTYRGAAARLERGGTGVPEPLRTAVEGLVTDRLALLRTGYPDLPRRISGYAVDELLPEKGRDWARAFTGSEGTLGVVTEATVRLVRAPGARALAVLGYADESAAAEAAPGLLGAGPLTVEGMAADLVPSEAARSALPPGGAWLFVEAGGADAAEAAAGARALVRAAGGSVTGSAVVTDPAAQRVLWRVREDASGTATRMPDGGEAWPGWEDCAVPPARLGPYLREFRGLLADHGLRGAPYGHFGDGCIHIRIDFDLLTPEGIARYREFGSDLADLVAAHGGSLSGEHGDGLARAELLPRMYGDELVGVFGEFKDAWDPDGGLNPGVLARPDRMDENLRFTGLPRTPLPVAFAYPQDGGDFSAAVRRCVGVAKCREVSAGGAGQVMCPSFRATGDEAHSTRGRARLLHEMLLGEVVTDGWRSPEVRDALDLCLSCKGCRSDCPVGVDMATYKAEFLHHHYAGRRRPAAHYALGRLPAWLRLTAALRAAPAANAAARVDVLAAVAKRFAGIAPERAVPPVAARPFTRWWRGAGGRFRSGRPVVLFPDTFTNYLSPEAGSAAAEVLSAAGLRPAVPPGAVCCGLTYVTTGQLDAARAVGRRTLGRLAPALDAGLPVTVLEPPCAAALRTDLPELLPDDPRAHRLADSVRTFAETIEEYAPGWEPPRVDRPVAGQTHCHQHAVLGDAADRRLRERAGLTGDLAGGCCGLAGNFGFEKGHYDVSVACAEETLLPSVRSAAPGTVLLADGYSCRTQLDQLGGHRARHLAEVLADALRGDPAV; encoded by the coding sequence ATGCAACGGCACACGACGGAACTGGCGGCGGCGCTGCGCGCGGCCGTGCGCGGCGGCGTCGACTTCTCCCCGGCCGGCCGCGCCCTCACCACCATGGACGCCTCCAACCACCGCCGCGTCCCGCTCGGGGTCGTCGCGCCCCGCGACGCGGCGGACGTGGCGGCCGCGCTCGCGGTCTGCCGTGAGCGCGGCGTGCCGGTCGTGCCGCGCGGCGGCGGGACGAGCATCGCGGGCCAGGCCACCGGCACGGGCGTCGTCCTCGACTTCACGCGGCACATGAACGCCGTCGTCGCGGTGGACGCGGAGGCCGGGACCGCCGTCGTGCAGCCGGGCGCGGTGTGCGACGCGCTGCGGGCGGCCGCCGCGCCCCACGGGCTGACGTTCGGCCCCGACCCGTCCACGCACAGCCGGTGCACGCTCGGCGGCATGATCGGCAACAACGCGTGCGGCTCCCACTCCGTGGCCTGGGGCACGACCGCCGACAACGTCACGCGCCTCGACGTCCTCACCTACCGGGGGGCCGCCGCGCGCCTGGAGCGGGGCGGCACGGGCGTGCCCGAGCCGCTGCGGACGGCGGTCGAGGGCCTCGTCACGGACCGGCTGGCGCTGCTGCGCACCGGCTACCCGGACCTGCCGCGCCGGATCTCCGGCTACGCGGTGGACGAGCTGCTGCCGGAGAAGGGGCGGGACTGGGCGCGGGCCTTCACGGGCAGCGAGGGCACCCTCGGGGTGGTGACGGAGGCGACCGTACGCCTGGTGCGCGCGCCCGGCGCGCGGGCGCTCGCGGTGCTCGGGTACGCCGACGAGTCGGCCGCCGCCGAGGCCGCGCCGGGGCTGCTGGGCGCGGGGCCGCTGACGGTCGAGGGCATGGCCGCCGACCTGGTGCCGTCCGAGGCGGCGCGGTCGGCGCTGCCGCCGGGCGGGGCCTGGCTGTTCGTGGAGGCGGGCGGCGCGGACGCGGCCGAGGCGGCGGCGGGCGCCCGCGCGCTGGTCCGCGCGGCGGGCGGGTCGGTCACGGGGTCGGCCGTCGTGACGGACCCGGCGGCGCAGCGGGTGCTGTGGCGGGTGCGGGAGGACGCGTCCGGCACGGCGACGCGCATGCCGGACGGCGGTGAGGCGTGGCCGGGCTGGGAGGACTGCGCGGTGCCGCCGGCGCGCCTCGGCCCCTATCTGCGGGAGTTCCGCGGGCTGCTGGCGGACCACGGGCTGCGGGGGGCGCCGTACGGGCACTTCGGGGACGGCTGCATCCACATCAGGATCGACTTCGACCTCCTGACGCCCGAGGGCATCGCGCGGTACCGGGAGTTCGGCTCGGACCTGGCGGACCTGGTGGCGGCGCACGGTGGTTCGCTGTCGGGGGAGCACGGTGACGGGCTGGCGCGCGCGGAGTTGCTGCCGCGCATGTACGGCGACGAACTGGTGGGCGTGTTCGGTGAGTTCAAGGACGCGTGGGATCCGGACGGCGGGCTGAACCCGGGCGTCCTCGCCCGCCCCGACCGGATGGACGAGAACCTGCGGTTCACCGGCCTGCCGCGTACGCCGCTGCCGGTCGCGTTCGCCTACCCGCAGGACGGCGGGGACTTCTCGGCGGCCGTGCGGCGGTGCGTCGGCGTCGCCAAGTGCCGCGAGGTGTCGGCGGGCGGCGCCGGGCAGGTGATGTGCCCCTCGTTCCGCGCGACGGGCGACGAGGCGCACTCGACGCGCGGCCGGGCGCGGCTGCTGCACGAGATGCTGCTCGGGGAGGTCGTGACGGACGGCTGGCGGTCGCCGGAGGTGCGGGACGCGCTCGACCTGTGCCTGTCGTGCAAGGGGTGCCGGAGCGACTGCCCGGTGGGTGTCGACATGGCGACGTACAAGGCGGAGTTCCTGCACCACCACTACGCGGGGCGGCGGCGTCCGGCGGCGCACTACGCGCTGGGCCGGCTGCCCGCGTGGCTGCGGCTGACGGCGGCGCTGCGGGCCGCCCCGGCCGCCAACGCGGCGGCGCGCGTCGATGTCCTCGCGGCGGTCGCGAAACGGTTCGCCGGCATCGCGCCGGAACGGGCGGTGCCGCCGGTCGCCGCGCGGCCGTTCACCCGGTGGTGGCGGGGCGCGGGCGGGCGGTTCAGGTCCGGCAGGCCGGTCGTCCTCTTCCCCGACACCTTCACCAACTACCTGTCGCCCGAGGCGGGTTCGGCGGCGGCCGAGGTGCTGTCGGCGGCGGGGCTGCGGCCGGCCGTGCCGCCGGGCGCGGTGTGCTGCGGGCTGACGTACGTCACGACCGGGCAGCTCGACGCGGCCCGCGCGGTGGGGCGGCGCACCCTCGGCCGGCTCGCGCCCGCGCTGGACGCCGGGCTGCCGGTGACCGTGCTGGAGCCGCCGTGCGCCGCCGCGCTGCGCACCGACCTGCCGGAGCTGCTGCCCGACGACCCGCGGGCCCACCGACTCGCCGATTCCGTACGGACGTTCGCCGAGACGATCGAGGAGTACGCGCCCGGCTGGGAGCCGCCGCGCGTGGACCGCCCGGTCGCCGGCCAGACCCACTGCCACCAGCACGCGGTGCTCGGCGACGCCGCCGACCGGCGCCTGCGCGAACGGGCCGGCCTGACCGGCGACCTCGCCGGCGGCTGCTGCGGGCTCGCGGGCAACTTCGGCTTCGAGAAGGGGCATTACGACGTGTCGGTCGCGTGCGCCGAGGAGACGCTGCTGCCGTCCGTACGGTCCGCCGCGCCGGGCACGGTGCTGCTGGCCGACGGCTACTCGTGCCGGACACAGCTCGACCAGCTCGGCGGCCACCGGGCGCGGCACCTGGCGGAGGTGCTGGCCGACGCCCTGCGCGGAGACCCGGCCGTCTGA
- a CDS encoding ATP-binding protein → MTAQTPPARPPAARPPLRHSLLALLLSAALAGAAWSAAVMTAPDDYVRPLAAGAAVAGVALCAAVVLAVRAAGRHRALLAEVERERAVADAFAGETVPALVARLRTGTPPEKALAALPEPPDDNARRIMRLLATEIARSETAKAAATAACANAAARMQALATSTLASLREMEHRHTDEAVLEDLLDLDHRTAQAGRLADSIAVLTGARSGRRWPRPIAVESVLRGAMSRISGYRRVRLHSALDVSVAGHAAEGVIHALAELLDNATNFSPPTSEVHVYTEAVPAGIVITVEDSGLVMGEGALRRAEAAVAGEALDLTTLAGTRLGLAVVGALSRRHGLSVSFRPSARGGTGALLLVPQALVVLPEPGDGRPGAAPIETGRTVRTRPGGPARTPPAAPRPTDIARDPDRQPAAPSAPGGLPRRRRGRTLPARTTGADREPRALPGSSPSPTASAARLGAFHRAAKGVTARPDRPATPPEETAP, encoded by the coding sequence ATGACAGCGCAGACTCCCCCGGCGCGGCCTCCGGCGGCGCGCCCCCCGCTGCGGCACTCACTGCTCGCCCTGCTGCTGTCCGCCGCCCTGGCGGGAGCCGCGTGGTCCGCGGCCGTCATGACCGCCCCCGACGACTACGTCCGCCCCCTCGCCGCCGGCGCGGCCGTCGCCGGTGTCGCCCTGTGCGCCGCGGTGGTGCTCGCCGTCCGGGCGGCCGGCCGGCACCGCGCGCTGCTCGCCGAGGTCGAACGGGAACGGGCCGTGGCCGACGCGTTCGCCGGGGAGACCGTGCCCGCCCTGGTCGCCCGGCTCAGGACCGGGACGCCCCCCGAGAAGGCGCTCGCCGCGCTCCCCGAGCCCCCCGACGACAACGCCCGCCGGATCATGCGCCTCCTGGCCACGGAGATCGCGCGCAGCGAGACCGCCAAGGCCGCCGCGACCGCCGCCTGCGCGAACGCCGCCGCCCGTATGCAGGCCCTCGCCACCAGCACCCTGGCGAGCCTGCGCGAGATGGAGCACCGGCACACCGACGAGGCCGTCCTCGAAGACCTGCTCGACCTCGACCACCGCACCGCGCAGGCGGGCCGTCTCGCCGACAGCATCGCCGTCCTGACCGGCGCGCGGTCCGGACGCCGCTGGCCGCGCCCCATCGCCGTCGAGAGCGTCCTGCGGGGCGCCATGAGCCGCATCAGCGGCTACCGCAGGGTGCGCCTGCACTCCGCGCTCGACGTGTCGGTCGCCGGCCACGCCGCCGAGGGCGTCATCCACGCCCTCGCCGAACTCCTCGACAACGCCACGAACTTCTCCCCGCCCACCAGCGAGGTCCACGTCTACACCGAGGCGGTCCCGGCGGGCATCGTCATCACGGTCGAGGACAGCGGCCTCGTGATGGGCGAGGGCGCGCTGCGCCGCGCCGAGGCGGCGGTGGCCGGCGAGGCCCTCGACCTCACCACCCTGGCGGGCACGCGGCTCGGGCTCGCGGTCGTCGGGGCGCTGTCCCGCCGGCACGGCCTGTCCGTGTCGTTCCGGCCCTCGGCGCGCGGCGGTACGGGCGCGCTGCTGCTCGTACCGCAGGCCCTCGTCGTCCTGCCGGAGCCGGGCGACGGACGGCCCGGGGCCGCCCCCATCGAGACGGGCCGCACGGTGCGCACCAGGCCCGGCGGCCCGGCCCGTACGCCGCCGGCCGCCCCGCGCCCCACGGACATCGCCCGCGATCCCGACCGGCAGCCGGCCGCGCCGTCCGCGCCCGGCGGTCTCCCGAGGCGCCGCCGCGGCCGTACGCTCCCCGCGCGCACCACAGGCGCGGACCGTGAACCACGCGCCCTCCCGGGCAGTTCCCCCTCCCCCACCGCATCCGCCGCCCGGCTCGGCGCCTTCCACCGCGCCGCCAAGGGCGTCACCGCACGACCCGACCGCCCCGCAACGCCACCGGAGGAGACCGCCCCATGA
- a CDS encoding roadblock/LC7 domain-containing protein, protein MTVPTSADAQDRLGWLLAGLLTRTPGARHALLLSSDGLRLSRSPELTEDAADQLAAIAAGMQSLAHGASLGFGDGTGGVRQSMTEFHGGLLFIVEAGEGAHLALIADDDADAGLVGHTMHELVEQLADHLSTAPRESTATGGGGA, encoded by the coding sequence ATGACCGTCCCAACGTCGGCCGATGCCCAGGACCGGCTGGGCTGGCTCCTCGCCGGCCTGCTGACCCGCACACCCGGCGCACGGCACGCCCTGCTCCTGTCCAGTGACGGCCTGCGGCTGAGCCGGTCGCCCGAGCTGACCGAGGACGCGGCCGACCAGCTCGCCGCCATCGCCGCCGGGATGCAGAGCCTCGCGCACGGCGCGTCCCTCGGGTTCGGCGACGGGACGGGCGGCGTGCGGCAGTCGATGACCGAGTTCCACGGCGGCCTGCTGTTCATCGTCGAGGCGGGCGAGGGCGCCCATCTGGCGCTGATCGCCGACGACGACGCCGACGCCGGCCTCGTCGGGCACACGATGCACGAGCTGGTGGAGCAGCTCGCCGACCACCTGTCCACCGCGCCCCGCGAGTCCACGGCCACGGGCGGCGGCGGAGCATGA
- a CDS encoding DUF742 domain-containing protein produces MTAPGRDEDDDPARLFTLTGGRAKASGAAAALDLITLVSSVAEPVAGMPSEHAAVLRLCRRPTSVAEIAAHIRVPIGLVRIMLSDLLDNGAITIRPPRTAMAADSDTLPDSALLRQVLVGLRDL; encoded by the coding sequence ATGACCGCCCCGGGCCGGGACGAGGACGACGACCCCGCGCGGCTCTTCACCCTCACCGGGGGCCGCGCGAAGGCGTCCGGCGCGGCTGCCGCGCTGGACCTGATCACCCTGGTCAGCAGCGTGGCCGAACCGGTCGCCGGCATGCCGTCGGAGCACGCGGCGGTCCTCCGCCTGTGCCGCAGACCGACGTCCGTGGCCGAGATCGCCGCACACATCCGCGTACCGATCGGCCTGGTGCGGATCATGCTCAGCGACCTGCTGGACAACGGCGCCATCACGATCCGCCCGCCCCGCACCGCCATGGCGGCGGACTCCGACACACTCCCCGACTCCGCACTCCTCCGACAGGTCCTCGTCGGCCTCCGCGATCTGTGA
- the cutA gene encoding divalent-cation tolerance protein CutA produces MADYITVFTTTDDREAAEELARSAVEARLAACAQIDGPISSVYWWDGAVQNEQEWRITYKTPASKYADLAAHIKAGHTYEVPEIIATPITDGSPDYLSWLDDETAPR; encoded by the coding sequence ATGGCCGACTACATCACCGTGTTCACGACGACCGACGACCGCGAGGCCGCCGAGGAACTGGCCCGCTCGGCGGTCGAGGCACGCCTCGCCGCCTGCGCCCAGATCGACGGGCCGATCTCCAGCGTCTACTGGTGGGACGGCGCCGTGCAGAACGAGCAGGAGTGGCGCATCACCTACAAGACCCCGGCCTCGAAGTACGCCGACCTGGCGGCACACATCAAGGCCGGGCACACGTACGAGGTCCCCGAGATCATCGCCACCCCCATCACGGACGGCAGCCCCGACTACCTGTCCTGGCTGGACGACGAGACAGCCCCTCGCTGA
- a CDS encoding DUF6879 family protein, producing MPPKPPSFAEQLADCTQSAVHLEMRDAYGIADEAEEFAAWKTGDSAGRHDWHGRRRGWLDLVSAAVERGVVMRRARIVSEPVSDYIRFEHEGTPLNIEAGEDVRWLPRRRASDLALPGNDFWLFDERVVRFNHFTGDGASGGPEVVDDPAVVKLCAVAFAAVWERAVPHAEYRV from the coding sequence ATGCCGCCGAAGCCGCCGAGCTTCGCCGAGCAGCTCGCTGACTGCACACAGTCGGCCGTGCATCTGGAGATGCGCGACGCCTACGGCATCGCCGACGAGGCCGAGGAGTTCGCCGCGTGGAAGACAGGAGACTCGGCCGGTCGGCATGACTGGCACGGACGACGGCGGGGCTGGCTCGACCTGGTGAGCGCTGCCGTCGAGCGCGGTGTCGTCATGCGGCGCGCGAGGATTGTGTCCGAGCCCGTCAGTGACTACATCCGCTTCGAGCATGAGGGGACTCCCCTCAACATCGAAGCGGGCGAGGACGTGCGCTGGCTGCCGCGCCGCCGTGCGTCCGATCTCGCGTTGCCGGGGAACGACTTCTGGCTCTTCGACGAGCGGGTGGTCCGGTTCAACCACTTCACGGGCGACGGCGCGAGCGGCGGCCCGGAAGTCGTGGACGACCCGGCCGTCGTCAAGCTGTGCGCGGTGGCGTTCGCGGCAGTCTGGGAGCGGGCCGTTCCACACGCCGAGTACCGCGTCTGA
- a CDS encoding helix-turn-helix transcriptional regulator: MPASSSSSAQEARRALAARLREIRLDAGLTGREVSAQCGWHASKTTRLEKGQAAPSDADIRAWCTACGVPGRAPDLIAASRDIDSMYIEWKRLQRGGLRRLQESRVPLYESTRLFRTYSSHVMPGLLQTPEYASALLSAIAEFRGTRNDVAEAVEARMARSGVTRQGRARFVMLIEEAVLRSQIGEPAVMAGQLGHLLSAMALPAVSLGIIPFATRARRMWTVEAFTMFDDRRVHVELLAAQVTVTAPGEVALYVEAHARLLQQAVYGDRARHLITAAIEALG, translated from the coding sequence GTGCCCGCATCGTCCTCGTCCAGTGCGCAAGAGGCGCGCCGCGCGCTCGCGGCGCGCCTGCGGGAGATACGACTCGACGCCGGCCTCACCGGCCGTGAGGTGTCGGCGCAGTGCGGCTGGCACGCATCCAAGACCACGCGGCTGGAGAAGGGACAGGCCGCGCCGTCGGACGCGGACATACGCGCCTGGTGCACCGCGTGCGGCGTTCCGGGACGCGCACCGGATCTGATCGCCGCGTCCCGGGACATCGACTCGATGTACATCGAGTGGAAGCGACTCCAACGCGGCGGACTCCGGCGGTTGCAGGAGTCACGCGTTCCGCTGTACGAGAGCACGCGCCTGTTCCGGACGTACTCCTCGCACGTGATGCCAGGTCTGCTGCAGACACCGGAGTACGCCTCCGCGCTGCTGTCCGCGATCGCCGAGTTCCGAGGGACCCGCAACGATGTCGCCGAGGCTGTCGAGGCGCGCATGGCCCGCTCCGGCGTGACCCGTCAGGGGCGCGCGCGCTTCGTCATGCTGATCGAGGAGGCGGTCCTGCGGTCGCAGATCGGGGAGCCCGCCGTCATGGCGGGCCAACTCGGGCATCTGCTGTCGGCCATGGCGTTGCCGGCCGTGTCGCTGGGGATCATCCCGTTCGCCACTCGCGCGCGCAGGATGTGGACCGTGGAGGCGTTCACGATGTTCGATGACCGGCGCGTGCACGTCGAGCTGCTGGCCGCGCAGGTGACGGTGACCGCTCCGGGCGAAGTCGCGCTGTACGTCGAGGCACACGCCCGCCTGCTGCAGCAGGCGGTGTACGGAGACCGTGCGCGTCATCTGATCACGGCCGCGATTGAGGCTCTGGGGTGA
- a CDS encoding HAD family hydrolase has translation MIRAVMFDVGECLVDETREYGTWADWLGVPRHTFAATFGAVIARGQDYRETFQVFRPGFDLSEERERRAAAGQPESYGEDDLYPDVRPALAALRAAGLWLGIAGNQTVRSGRILRELFTPDVDLIATSDDWGVSKPDPAFFRRAVDTAPVDARELLYVGDRLDNDVLPAAAAGMRTALIRRGPWGVIQQHNPATSRATMRIDGLHELPERIAKFNAETAH, from the coding sequence ATGATCCGTGCGGTGATGTTCGACGTCGGCGAGTGCCTGGTGGACGAGACGCGGGAGTACGGGACGTGGGCCGACTGGCTCGGCGTTCCCCGGCATACGTTCGCCGCCACGTTCGGTGCGGTCATCGCCCGGGGGCAGGACTACCGCGAGACGTTCCAGGTGTTCCGGCCGGGCTTCGACCTGTCCGAGGAGCGCGAGAGGCGTGCGGCGGCCGGGCAGCCCGAGAGTTACGGCGAGGACGACCTCTACCCGGACGTCCGCCCGGCGCTCGCTGCGCTGCGCGCGGCGGGACTGTGGCTCGGCATCGCGGGCAACCAGACCGTCCGCTCGGGGCGCATCCTGCGCGAACTGTTCACGCCGGACGTGGACCTGATCGCCACGTCCGACGACTGGGGCGTGAGCAAGCCGGACCCCGCCTTCTTCCGACGCGCCGTCGACACGGCCCCGGTGGACGCCCGCGAACTGCTCTATGTGGGCGATCGTCTGGACAACGACGTCCTGCCAGCGGCGGCGGCCGGAATGCGGACGGCGTTGATCCGCCGTGGCCCGTGGGGCGTGATCCAGCAACACAACCCCGCGACCTCCCGGGCAACGATGCGGATCGACGGCCTCCACGAACTGCCTGAGCGCATCGCCAAGTTCAACGCCGAGACAGCGCACTGA
- a CDS encoding twin-arginine translocation signal domain-containing protein, producing the protein MDRRQFIGASAVAGVALGAPATAMGRRLGRSDVERARARLVDLRRLDDYSGGAAVHPLAVREIGHLAGLAASGTYTEDVGRQLLGTLGELYQFAAWTAFDAGHGEQARRLALAAANAANRSGDRTLGATALSELSYLTASSEHPAEGVAMARASLANARGAIPAVRVVLADRLAWACARTGDVTGAERALGIGQEAHDRRDDASDDEPDTVYWINRDESMIMAGRVWSALGRHDRAGAVFETLTAPYDDTHAREMSLLHCWLADARLGAGEVEGAATSARRAAELAARTASPRTDAMLRDTLGAFGMHRDTPAVGELLDTWYDSHPA; encoded by the coding sequence GTGGACCGCCGCCAGTTCATCGGAGCAAGCGCCGTCGCCGGAGTCGCCCTCGGTGCCCCCGCGACAGCCATGGGCCGCCGACTCGGCCGCTCGGATGTGGAGCGTGCGAGGGCGCGGCTGGTGGACCTGCGCCGACTGGACGACTACAGCGGGGGCGCCGCTGTCCATCCGCTGGCGGTCCGGGAGATCGGCCACCTCGCGGGCCTGGCCGCTTCGGGCACTTACACAGAGGACGTGGGCCGGCAACTGCTCGGCACGCTCGGAGAGCTGTACCAGTTCGCCGCCTGGACGGCCTTCGACGCCGGGCACGGCGAGCAGGCACGGCGCCTCGCGCTCGCGGCGGCGAACGCAGCCAACCGATCCGGGGACCGCACTCTCGGCGCCACGGCCCTGTCTGAACTGTCCTACCTGACCGCGTCGTCCGAACACCCCGCCGAAGGAGTGGCGATGGCCCGCGCGTCGCTCGCCAACGCGCGAGGCGCGATTCCGGCGGTGCGGGTCGTTCTGGCCGACCGGCTCGCCTGGGCCTGCGCCCGCACCGGCGACGTGACGGGCGCCGAACGAGCCCTGGGTATCGGACAGGAGGCTCACGACCGGCGCGACGATGCGTCCGATGACGAGCCCGACACCGTCTACTGGATCAACCGCGACGAGTCCATGATCATGGCGGGCCGCGTCTGGTCGGCGCTCGGGCGCCACGACCGCGCTGGTGCCGTTTTCGAGACATTGACGGCGCCCTACGACGACACGCACGCCCGGGAGATGTCACTGCTGCACTGCTGGTTGGCGGATGCGCGATTGGGCGCAGGCGAGGTCGAGGGGGCAGCCACTTCCGCCCGGCGGGCAGCCGAGCTGGCTGCCCGGACGGCATCGCCGCGCACGGACGCCATGCTCAGAGACACTCTCGGCGCGTTCGGGATGCACCGGGACACCCCGGCGGTCGGTGAGCTGCTCGACACCTGGTACGACTCGCACCCGGCGTGA
- a CDS encoding TetR/AcrR family transcriptional regulator — MNRSATPSSPTPPDPGGATGRPVRRDARRNRDKLIATAQAAFATAEGPVSLEAVAREAGVGIGTLYRHFPTREDLVDAVYAAELDAVTAYAPDLIGRHPADIALRAWMGRYAAFVATKRGMMDTLRTAFASGRIAAPSRDRVTATITTMLEQGAATGTLRTDIDPEDVTTLLLGVFVAITDGASQERTDRLLDLLVDALRPGRGARTDS, encoded by the coding sequence TTGAATCGGTCCGCAACGCCCTCGTCCCCCACCCCGCCGGACCCCGGCGGAGCCACAGGCCGGCCGGTCCGCCGCGACGCACGGCGCAACCGCGACAAGCTCATCGCCACCGCCCAGGCCGCCTTCGCCACGGCCGAGGGCCCGGTCTCCCTGGAGGCCGTGGCCCGGGAGGCCGGCGTCGGCATCGGGACCCTGTACCGCCACTTCCCCACCCGCGAGGACCTCGTCGACGCCGTCTACGCCGCCGAACTCGACGCCGTCACCGCGTACGCCCCCGACCTCATCGGCCGGCATCCCGCCGACATCGCCCTGCGTGCCTGGATGGGCCGCTACGCCGCCTTCGTGGCGACCAAGCGCGGGATGATGGACACCTTGCGCACCGCGTTCGCCTCCGGACGCATCGCCGCCCCCTCGCGTGACCGCGTCACCGCCACGATCACCACGATGCTCGAACAGGGCGCCGCGACCGGAACCCTCCGCACGGACATCGACCCCGAAGACGTGACCACGCTCCTCCTGGGGGTGTTCGTCGCCATCACGGACGGTGCCTCCCAGGAGCGGACCGACCGCCTGCTCGACCTCCTCGTCGACGCACTCCGCCCAGGCAGAGGAGCGCGGACGGACTCATGA
- a CDS encoding aldo/keto reductase — MPLGTTPTPRPGGTGELAGRTVARVGYGAMQLERLHDDRSAAVALLRHAFDLGVDHVDTAEFYGGGFVNGLIREALRPGDDVLIVSKVGAASDPDGPFPLKVAQRPEELRAGVEANLATLGVEQIPVVNLRRMDVGITPPVPDDQVIDLDDQLAEMTALRDEGKIGAIGLSSVSLDVLRRALPADIVCVQNAYSLVAREDEELLELCEAERIAWVPYFPLGGAFPGIPKVTDEPAVLAAAERLGRTPAQVGLAWLLHHSPRTLLIPGTATAGHLEANLAAGALDLDPETVAALDAIPPRPATDPLH; from the coding sequence ATGCCTCTCGGAACCACCCCCACTCCCCGCCCCGGCGGTACCGGCGAGCTGGCCGGTCGCACCGTGGCGCGTGTCGGGTACGGCGCGATGCAGCTCGAACGCCTCCACGACGACCGTTCCGCCGCCGTCGCCCTGCTGCGCCACGCCTTCGACCTCGGCGTCGACCACGTGGACACCGCCGAGTTCTACGGCGGCGGCTTCGTCAACGGCCTCATCCGCGAGGCGCTGCGCCCCGGGGACGACGTGCTGATCGTCAGCAAGGTCGGCGCCGCCTCCGACCCCGACGGCCCCTTCCCCCTGAAGGTGGCCCAGCGCCCCGAGGAACTGCGCGCCGGTGTCGAGGCCAACCTCGCCACGCTCGGGGTCGAGCAGATCCCGGTGGTCAACCTGCGCCGCATGGACGTGGGGATCACACCGCCCGTGCCCGACGACCAGGTGATCGACCTCGACGACCAGCTCGCGGAGATGACCGCGCTCCGCGACGAGGGGAAGATCGGCGCGATCGGCCTGAGCAGCGTGTCCCTGGACGTCCTGCGCCGGGCACTTCCGGCGGACATCGTGTGTGTGCAGAACGCCTACAGCCTCGTGGCCCGTGAGGACGAGGAACTGCTCGAACTGTGTGAAGCCGAGCGAATCGCCTGGGTCCCCTACTTCCCCCTCGGCGGTGCGTTCCCGGGCATACCGAAGGTGACCGACGAGCCGGCCGTGCTCGCCGCCGCCGAACGCCTGGGACGCACCCCGGCGCAGGTCGGCCTTGCCTGGCTGCTCCACCACAGCCCCCGGACGCTGCTGATCCCGGGCACCGCCACCGCGGGTCACCTCGAAGCGAATCTCGCAGCGGGGGCGCTCGACCTCGACCCGGAGACCGTCGCGGCGCTCGACGCGATCCCTCCGCGCCCCGCCACCGACCCGCTCCACTGA
- a CDS encoding class I SAM-dependent methyltransferase produces the protein MADHQDGTGAAYDGVVELYASMFADRLEKQPFARNMIGTFAELVRGTGNTRAADVGCGPGHLTAMLRELGLDAFGLDISPGMIDHARRAHPALRFDVARMEALPVEDGALGGVLAHYSMIHTPPGELPALLAEQARVLAPGGLLLVSLFGTEGPEPVRFDHKVTPAWSWPADRFATLLTEAGIPPFARLLHDPATERGFLDTHLLARRP, from the coding sequence GTGGCGGATCACCAGGACGGGACCGGGGCGGCCTACGACGGGGTCGTCGAACTGTACGCGTCGATGTTCGCCGACCGGCTGGAGAAGCAGCCGTTCGCGCGGAACATGATCGGCACCTTCGCCGAGCTGGTGCGTGGGACGGGGAACACACGGGCGGCCGACGTCGGGTGCGGACCGGGACACCTCACGGCCATGTTGCGCGAGCTGGGCCTCGACGCCTTCGGCCTCGACATCTCCCCGGGCATGATCGACCACGCCCGGCGCGCCCATCCCGCGCTGCGGTTCGACGTGGCGCGGATGGAGGCCCTGCCGGTCGAGGACGGCGCGCTCGGCGGCGTACTGGCCCACTACTCGATGATCCACACCCCGCCCGGAGAACTCCCCGCGCTGCTGGCCGAGCAGGCCCGCGTCCTGGCGCCGGGGGGCCTGCTCCTGGTGTCGCTCTTCGGCACGGAAGGGCCGGAACCGGTCCGCTTCGATCACAAGGTGACACCCGCCTGGAGCTGGCCCGCCGACCGTTTCGCGACCCTGCTGACCGAGGCCGGCATCCCCCCTTTCGCACGCCTGCTCCACGACCCGGCCACCGAACGCGGCTTCCTCGACACCCACCTCCTGGCCCGCCGTCCCTAG